From the genome of Metarhizium brunneum chromosome 4, complete sequence, one region includes:
- the DIM1 gene encoding Dimethyladenosine transferase, which produces MGKVKQSKRNGAPSSPYDRPSGGSSNSGANSKNNVFKFNTNFGQHILKNPGVSDAIVEKAYLKPTDTVLEIGPGTGNLTVRILERAKKCICVELDPRMAAEVTKRVQGTPEQRKLEVILGDVIKTELPQFDVCISNTPYQISSPLVFKLLAMPNPPRTSVLMFQREFALRLTARPGDSLYSRISVNAQFWAKITHIMKVGKNNFRPPPQVESSVVRIEPKVGKDRPNVSWDEWDGLLRVCFVRKNKTLRASWLGTREVLTMVEKNYRTWCAMNGVAVDETLVEGDDAEEEMDTDAGAGAGLGAEEGDGMDVDDDDAPDFFKQMTRSAGSAPKTKSKRKKTKVAELVREKIRKVLEDVTELADKRAGKCDENDFLRLLFAFNEEGIHFS; this is translated from the exons ATGGGCAAAGTCAAGCAGTCGAAGCGAAACGGCGCGCCTTCCAGCCCCTACGATCGACCATCCGGTGGCTCAAGCAATTCCGGCGCAAACTCCAAGAACAATGTCTTCAAGTTCAACACCAATTTCGGCCAGCACAttctcaaaaaccctggTGTGTCCGACGCCATTGTCGAAAAGGCATATTTAAAACCCACAGACACCGTCTTGGAAATCGGTCCCGGAACTGGTAATTTGACAGTACGAATTTTGGAGCGTGCCAAAAAATGTATCTGCGTCGAGTTGGATCCTCGCATGGCGGCAGAAGTGACGAAGCGTGTGCAGGGGACGCCGGAGCAGAGGAAACTGGAGGTCATATTGGGCGATGTGATTAAGACGGAGTTGCCACAGTTCGATGTCTGCATTTCAAATACGCCATATCAG ATCTCAAGTCCCCTCGTCTTCAAACTTCTCGCCATGCCCAACCCCCCACGGACGTCCGTCCTCATGTTCCAGCGCGAATTTGCCCTCCGGCTAACCGCCCGGCCCGGCGACTCCTTGTACTCGCGCATCTCCGTCAACGCGCAGTTCTGGGCCAAAATCACGCACATCATGAAAGTCGGCAAGAACAACTTCCGCCCTCCACCGCAAGTCGAATCCTCCGTGGTGCGGATTGAACCAAAAGTCGGCAAAGACAGACCCAATGTAAGCTGGGACGAATGGGACGGCCTGCTACGCGTATGCTTTGTCAGGAAGAACAAGACCCTGCGGGCAAGTTGGCTAGGCACAAGGGAGGTATTGACCATGGTTGAGAAGAATTACCGGACGTGGTGTGCGATGAATGGCGTCGCTGTGGATGAGACCCTCGTCGAGGGTGACGACGCAGAAGAGGAAATGGACACggatgctggtgctggtgctggcctGGGTGCCGAGGAGGGCGATGGCATGGAtgtggatgacgacgatgcgcCAGATTTTTTCAAGCAGATGACCAGGTCGGCCGGCAGTGCGCCCAAGACCAAGAGCAAGCgcaagaagacaaaggtgGCGGAGCTGGTTCGGGAAAAGATTCGCAAGGTGCTGGAGGATGTTACCGAGTTAGCTGACAAGCGAGCTGGCAAGTGCGATGAGAATGACTTTTTGCGTCTGTTGTTTGCATTCAACGAGGAGGGGATTCATTTTTCATGA